The genomic interval TCACATAGAGCATGAACAGCGCAGTGTATGGGCTAAGGCACTGAGttcgaggtgctaaaggagctcctgaaacttgacccccaaaaaaacatctgggtcagatggtttagaccctttcttctttaaggttgctgcccatATCATCACCAAGCCTGTCTCTGACCTttttacccctctctcctctctggggacgttcccattgcttggaaggccgCTACGgcgcgtcctttatttaaagggggagatcaagctgatcctaactgttacagGCCTATTTCTAATTTCTaatttgccctgtttatcaaaagtgttggaacaacttgtcaataatcaactgactggctttcttgatgtctatagttactCTCTGGTATGGCATCTGGTTTcctctcaggttatggatgtgtcactacaaccttaaaggtcctcaatgatgtcaccattgcacttgattctaagcaatgttgtgctgctatttttattgacttggccaaagcttttgatacggtagaccattccattcttgtgggccggctaaggagtattggtgtctatgaggggtctttggcctggttttccaactacctctctcaaagagtgcagtgtataaagtcagaaaacctgctgtctcagccactgcctgtcaccaagggagtaccccaaggctcaatcctaaaccccacactcttctcaactTACATCAACAAAcaatgctagattacggagacatcatttatcgatcgtcaggtaagggtgctcttgagcatggtaaacagtgtttaaaccctttacaatgaagatctgtgaattaatttgtatttttacaaattatctttgaaagacagggtcctgaaaaagggacatttcttttttttctgagtttaataagcaaaaaagtgttaatacaaatctaaatatattttatatttgagattcttcaaagtagccaccctttgcacaatcttggcttGTGGAtgattccccagtagcttgtggaggattccccagtagcttgtggaggattccccagtagcttgtggatgattccccagtagcttgtggatgattccccagtagcttgtggAGGATTCCCCAATAGCTTGTGgaggattccccagtagcttgtggAGGATTCCCCAAtagcttctcttctctccctctctccatctgtctctctctattgtcGAGAACTCTTCTGTAATTCAATATGATTTTTGTTTGTCTATTAtttatgtttacaacaagcaatgGGAAGATATCAGAACAGGGACATTGTCATTGTCTACATGTTTATCTATGTTTACAATAAGCAATGGGAAGATATCAGAACAGAAACATTGGGGAATAACAACATATTGTACgggatacatttgtactgtagtgaatCTGTCTCTATAGTAACGCAAGGTCTCTTTCATCatcatgtgaaacgtcaattactatggaaatgctgggataTGTTTTTCTATGAAAATGATGTTTAACGTAACTATGATGTTGATACGGATTACAATCATCATCCTGAATATTAAGGCTATACTCCATGTTACGCACacagacactcaaccatgcaaacTGGCTGGGTTATTCTTTATTTagacatcacacattatagtcttactctaATCCAGACATCGTACACACTCGCACTAAATCACATCCAgtatcatacacatcaacctacaCAGATCTACTACACGTAATATCTTGactcaatgttctaacatctgTGGCACAGGCAAACAAAACCAAACAAATGTTGCTCGAACCTgtttcttgaattctaaacatCAGACATTTGAAATCTCTATTTTTGACCGTCAAAATACCTCTtatggcagtaactttacaagcactaattatggtccatttagactgagaatagtataTAGTTACAGTAAGGGCtaaaataagtatagccagttataattgtaacggcTTAAGAGATTATAGGAAAATACCAGTCTTTATGCGGCTGAAAGAAAGGGAATATAACATATACTACTGACAGGAAACTCAatctacatccttagatgaagttgcgtggaaaaaaggaatggggtggtgaaataatgttctgtcatggacaaaggaacacaaaaggtgtgatgatattaatgAACAAAAATGCCAATCCAAACAGGCAAACAGTCAGGAATTattcgcaaggaaggtggatccttttgaatataaaaagtgattggaaaaacagatttggctcattaatctatatggtccaaatcacGATGATCCACACTTCTTAAAAAATATTTAtccaatttattgaacttacatGCAACAAACGATCCAATCATTATGGTAGGAcactataacacagtgttaagtagCTCAATtgaccgtaaaggaaatcactctacaaactatcatcacgTGCCCTTACGGagatcacaaatattatggactcATTAGAAATAGGGGAAATTTAGAGACTAAAAacccctgacctagtgagagattcatggaggagactctacaaactatcatcaaTGAAGAagaaatcacaaatattatggactcattagaaatagtggatatttggagattATAAATCCCTGACCTATTGCGATACACatggagacttaatcaagctagtcgtcatCGAGAACGCTGCAGCAATTTCGgatcacacattaggaatgtgacaaaacatagctttttaccacctgaggaacattgccaaggtgcggCCGTTTCTTTCttaggctgatacagagagactcatccatgcttttattacaagcaggctcgactactgtaatgctctcctgtctgatctacccaagaaagccattggtcaactgtaaaacatacagaatgtTGCAGCACGGGTACCGACCAAGACCAGTCAATCTTtagttttttatcctcttatgtttgttgtgtgtaGTAAAcgtttcagtttttattttcattgtttttttcctgtgaagcccattgtgttgcattccatgtctgaaatgtgctgaatAAATATCGCttggtttgatttgatgtgaATTTAGGTAATGTGATTGGGAAAATATAGTTCCACAATTGGAAGAGGTTCTCTAACTGTGTACAATTCTTTCCTCACTGGGACCAATTGTGTGATTTATCCcctgtgtgtgtaattgtgtgttTTCTTCCCCCGTGTGTTTCCTTTTATGTAATTTTAGGTCATGTGATCGTGAATATCTCTTTCCACACAGGGCGCAATGGTAgagcttctcccctgtgtgtgttctctcatgctCCTTCATGTTATCTAACGACCTAAAGAATTTTCCACAATGGGAACAggggtaaggcttctctccagagtGTATTTTCTTATGTTTGTTCAGGTTCCCTAAATACaaaaaacactttccacactgggagcaactATGtggtttttctcctgtgtgtgtcagctCATGCGATTTTAGGTCATGTGATCGTAAAAAACTATTTCCACATTGAGAGCAATGGTAAGATTTCTCCCTTGTGTGTGTCCTCTGGTGCTTTTTTAGGTCCGATGATGTTGAAAATATCTTTCCACAGttggagcagtggtaaggcttttctactgtgtgtgtcctctcgtgCTTTTTAAGGTTTGGTGATCTTGAAAATCTCtctccacactgggagcagtggtaaggcttttctcctgtgtgttttctctcatgcTCTTTTAGGTTCCCTAACTTGGTAAAATCCTTTCCACACAGAGCACAATGGtaaggtttctcccctgtgtgtgtcctttcaTGCGCTTTCAGGTTATCTGAAGACCTAAAATTCTTTCCACAATGGGAACAGGGGTAAGGCTTTTCTCCAGAGTGTATTCTTTTATGTTTGTTCAGGTTCCCTATATGGGAAAAACTCTTACCACACTGGGAGCATTCGTAAGGCTTTTCACCTGTGTGTTTCCTCTCATGCTCTTTTAGGTTCCTTAACTTGGTAAAATCCTTTCCACAAAGAGAGCAATGGtaaggtttctcccctgtgtgtgtcctttcaTGCGCTTTCAGGTTATCTGAAGACCTAAAATTCTTTCCACAATGGGAACAggggtaaggcttctctccagagtGTATTCTCATATGTTTGTTCAGGTTCCCTAAATGGGAAAAAAGCTTTCCACACTGTGAGCAATTGTGTGGTTTttcccctgtgtgtgtcctctcatgtgATTTCAGGTCATGTGCTCGTGAGAATttatttccacactgggagcattggaagggcttttctcctgtgtgtttcCTTTCATGCTCTTTCAGCTTCCATAACCACTTAAAACTCATattacactgggagcagtggtgtcGCATCGCTGGATTGGGCGTCTCGGGGTCTGGTTCCCCTGAAGGACTCTTTCTGCTCTCAGATTgagagtctggtctctctcctgccaaagacaAAAGGAGTATTTAGTTAAACAGAGAGACCTGAATGAAACCTCCATTATAAAACTGTTTTCCTATGAAGGTTAATCCAGACTAGAGCCCTCATTATGAAACACAACATggaccctgaatgctgattggttgatagtTGTTAGTTATTCATGTTAATCCCGGATAATGcctgttaacctctctagggggtgtgggacgctaccgtcccacctggccaacatccagtgaaattgcagatccccaaattcaaaaacagaaatactcattataaaaattcataaaacatacaagtgttatacatcagaTTAACttattatggctgggggcagtattgagtatcttggatgaataaggtgcccagagtaaactgcctgtataTATGGATATTATTAGTagctttggatagaaaacactctcaagtttctaaaactgtttgaatgatgtctgtgagtataacagaactcatatggcaggcaaaaacccgagaaGAAAATCCAActaggaaatctgaggtttgtaggttttcaactcatcgactatcgaatatacagtgagATATTGGtaatattgcacttcctaaggcttccactagatgtcaacagtctttagaaccttgtttgatgcttatACTGTGacggaggggggaatgagggctctttgagtcagggctctggcagagtgccatgagctgaccacgcacattcacgtgagagttagcttgcgttccattgcatttctgaagacaaaggaattctccggttggaacattattgaagatttatgttaaaaacatcctaaagattgattctatacttcgtttgacatgtttcta from Salvelinus alpinus chromosome 2, SLU_Salpinus.1, whole genome shotgun sequence carries:
- the LOC139546702 gene encoding zinc finger protein ZFP2-like; this encodes MLTSYLANIPTMSSVNDSPPSKDGICWTEKETMGLNIVVKEEKEEEDVTVKKEVEIEAVTVKEEELEVKLTEDEDAFRVEEEVTVKEEEKEEVGEMTVTVKEEEDIFGMKEVGEITVTLEEEEEEETGDLINSRERPDSQSESRKSPSGEPDPETPNPAMRHHCSQCNMSFKWLWKLKEHERKHTGEKPFQCSQCGNKFSRAHDLKSHERTHTGEKPHNCSQCGKLFSHLGNLNKHMRIHSGEKPYPCSHCGKNFRSSDNLKAHERTHTGEKPYHCSLCGKDFTKLRNLKEHERKHTGEKPYECSQCGKSFSHIGNLNKHKRIHSGEKPYPCSHCGKNFRSSDNLKAHERTHTGEKPYHCALCGKDFTKLGNLKEHERKHTGEKPYHCSQCGERFSRSPNLKKHERTHTVEKPYHCSNCGKIFSTSSDLKKHQRTHTREKSYHCSQCGNSFLRSHDLKSHELTHTGEKPHSCSQCGKCFLYLGNLNKHKKIHSGEKPYPCSHCGKFFRSLDNMKEHERTHTGEKLYHCALCGKRYSRSHDLKLHKRKHTGEENTQLHTQGINHTIGPSEERIVHS